One Dictyoglomus turgidum DSM 6724 DNA window includes the following coding sequences:
- a CDS encoding carbohydrate binding domain-containing protein encodes MKKFYLLLLLISFIIFIAGCASAPQVSQKETTSGVVEVTTPEGKAQVINVTKLGVFTENLMFSAPSNWYIVIQGTAEVEEYGAKNGAFYVKIKNPGDAFWHIQFGTHVPIPAGKKYKITFEAKADAARDLQVRVIQDQTWEIVESKVFDLTTEMQKFEWEFTPKKDGHIVVFDMGKVSEKSIATTIYLANVELVEE; translated from the coding sequence ATGAAAAAATTTTATCTTCTTTTATTATTAATTAGTTTCATTATTTTTATCGCAGGATGTGCAAGTGCTCCTCAAGTATCTCAAAAAGAAACTACCTCTGGTGTAGTTGAAGTAACCACTCCCGAAGGAAAAGCCCAGGTTATTAATGTTACTAAACTGGGAGTTTTTACTGAAAATTTGATGTTTTCCGCACCTTCTAACTGGTATATTGTGATTCAGGGTACAGCAGAGGTTGAAGAATATGGGGCTAAAAATGGAGCTTTTTATGTTAAAATTAAAAATCCTGGAGATGCCTTCTGGCATATACAGTTTGGAACCCATGTACCTATCCCTGCAGGAAAGAAATACAAAATCACCTTTGAAGCAAAAGCAGATGCAGCAAGAGACCTACAAGTTAGAGTAATTCAAGATCAAACTTGGGAAATTGTGGAAAGCAAGGTTTTTGATTTAACTACCGAAATGCAAAAGTTTGAATGGGAATTTACTCCTAAGAAAGATGGACATATTGTAGTGTTTGATATGGGGAAAGTTAGTGAGAAAAGTATTGCAACTACCATTTATCTTGCCAATGTGGAGTTAGTAGAAGAGTAA